In Oryza sativa Japonica Group chromosome 11, ASM3414082v1, the following are encoded in one genomic region:
- the LOC4350979 gene encoding desmethyl-deoxy-podophyllotoxin synthase, translating to MADQLVHLPQQLLVLLLFIAPFFFFFLIRSIRRRDGGSVRLPPSPWALPVIGHLHHLMGALPPQHAMRNIALRHGPLVRLRLGGLQVILASSVDAAREVMRTHDLAFATRPSTRVMQLVFPEGSQGIVFTPYGDSWRNLRKICTVELLSAKRVQSFRPIREEEVGRLLRAVAAASPARRAVNLSELISAYSADSTMRALIGSRFKDRDKFLMLLERGVKLFATPSLPDLYPSSRLAELISRRPRQMRRHRDEVYEFLDIIIKEHQENRSSSDDQEDLDLVDVLLRIQRKGDFPLSTDNIKTTIGDLFNGGSETTATTLKWIMAELIRNPRVMQKAQDEVRQVLGKHHKVTEEALRNLSYLHLVIKEGLRLHPPGLPLLLRESRTTSQVLGFHVPQGTMILVNMWAISRDPMYWDQAEEFIPERFEHVNIDYYGTDVKYMPFGVGRRICPGIAFGLVNLELVLASLLYHFNWELPDETELGNLDMKEEMGAIARRLHDLSLVPVIRHPLPVDM from the exons ATGGCGGATCAGCTTGTTCACCTCCCCCAACAGCTCCTGGTTCTCTTGCTTTTCATCgcccccttcttcttcttcttcctcatccgTTCCATTCGTCGTCGCGATGGCGGCAGCGTCCGGCTCCCACCATCTCCATGGGCTCTCCCGGTGATCGGCCACCTGCACCACCTCATGGGCGCGCTCCCGCCACAGCACGCCATGCGCAACATCGCGCTGCGCCACGGGCCGCTCGTGCGGCTCCGGCTCGGCGGCCTCCAAGTCATCCTGGCCTCCTCGGTGGACGCCGCGCGCGAGGTCATGAGGACGCACGACCTCGCCTTCGCGACGCGCCCCTCCACCCGAGTAATGCAGCTGGTCTTCCCCGAGGGCTCGCAG GGGATCGTCTTCACGCCCTACGGGGATAGCTGGAGGAACCTCCGCAAGATCTGCACCGTCGAGCTGCTCAGCGCCAAGCGCGTCCAGTCTTTCCGGCCGATccgcgaggaggaggtcggccgGCTGctccgggcggtggcggcggcctcgccggcgcggcgcgccgtGAACCTTAGCGAGCTCATTTCGGCCTACTCGGCCGACTCGACGATGCGCGCCCTGATAGGGAGCCGGTTCAAGGACCGGGACAAGTTCTTGATGCTGCTAGAGCGCGGTGTGAAGCTATTCGCCACGCCGAGCTTGCCAGATCTTTACCCATCGTCGCGCCTCGCCGAGCTGATCAGTAGAAGGCCTCGCCAGATGAGGCGGCATCGCGACGAAGTGTACGAGTTCTTGGACATCATTATCAAGGAGCATCAAGAGAACAGATCTTCCTCCGATGACCAGGAGGACTTGGACTTGGTTGACGTACTCCTGAGGATCCAGAGAAAAGGTGACTTCCCACTATCCACTGATAACATCAAGACAACAATCGGA GACTTGTTCAATGGGGGCAGCGAGACAACCGCAACGACACTGAAATGGATTATGGCTGAGCTCATCAGGAACCCAAGAGTGATGCAAAAGGCACAAGACGAGGTCCGACAAGTGCTTGGAAAACATCACAAAGTTACAGAGGAAGCCCTTAGAAATCTGAGTTACCTGCACTTGGTCATCAAGGAGGGGCTCCGGCTGCACCCTCCAGGACTTCCGTTGCTCCTGCGAGAAAGCCGAACCACAAGCCAGGTCTTAGGATTTCATGTGCCCCAAGGAACTATGATACTCGTTAACATGTGGGCTATAAGTAGGGACCCTATGTACTGGGACCAAGCAGAAGAGTTCATCCCAGAGAGATTCGAGCATGTCAACATTGATTACTATGGAACCGATGTCAAGTACATGCCGTTCGGAGTAGGTCGACGGATATGTCCTGGAATAGCTTTTGGTCTAGTGAACTTGGAGCTTGTGCTAGCAAGTCTCTTGTACCATTTCAACTGGGAGCTTCCTGATGAGACGGAGCTTGGGAACCTTGATATGAAGGAGGAGATGGGGGCAATAGCACGACGGCTCCATGATCTTTCGCTTGTTCCAGTCATTCGCCATCCATTACCGGTAGATATGTAA